One Streptomyces sp. B21-105 genomic region harbors:
- a CDS encoding helix-turn-helix domain-containing protein, which translates to MRQGPTAHGWEDQRWTLARISRLIEEKYGPRFSLPGVWLLLRRLGWSWQVPQTRAIQRGEEAIAAWRTETWPAVSHPDER; encoded by the coding sequence CTGCGTCAGGGCCCTACGGCCCACGGCTGGGAGGACCAGCGCTGGACGCTGGCGAGGATCTCCCGGCTGATTGAGGAGAAGTACGGTCCGCGTTTTTCGCTGCCGGGAGTATGGCTGCTGCTACGGCGTCTTGGCTGGTCATGGCAGGTCCCGCAGACGCGGGCGATTCAGCGGGGCGAGGAGGCGATCGCCGCATGGCGCACGGAAACGTGGCCGGCGGTGTCCCATCCCGACGAGCGGTGA
- a CDS encoding ISAs1 family transposase has translation MCRQSATVCLVKSPTRQHCATGPLAERLATLADPRCRRGKRHPFVAVLLIVCSAVVTGASSFAAIDEWATDAPQDVLARLGARTATALAVRVPPSGATIRRVIKDTCPGGLADLLGHDPAGADTLAVDGKSARGSRLGATQAAHLLAAMTGTGMTVTQLRVPEKTNEITCFAALLDPYDLQGVTVTGDALHTQRDHARFLVEAKKAHYVFTVKRNQKNLYEQLRTLPWGEATAKFYDRTTGHGRKETRVVQALTVTDLGVDFPHAAQVAKVVRHRTDAKTGKQSRETVYVITDLTSRQASPERIAKILRAHWVIENRLHFVRDTAFREDASKIRTGHGPENMATLRSFAINQLRNAGHTNIAAGLRTTALRPYERPLALLGLN, from the coding sequence ATGTGCCGTCAGTCTGCCACCGTCTGTCTGGTCAAGTCGCCCACCCGTCAGCACTGTGCGACGGGTCCGCTGGCCGAGCGGCTGGCCACGCTGGCCGATCCGCGGTGCCGGCGCGGGAAGCGTCACCCCTTCGTGGCAGTACTGCTGATCGTCTGCTCCGCTGTGGTGACCGGGGCGAGTAGCTTCGCGGCGATCGATGAGTGGGCCACCGACGCCCCGCAGGACGTTCTGGCCCGGCTCGGCGCCCGCACCGCGACCGCTCTGGCCGTCCGGGTCCCACCCAGTGGCGCGACGATCCGCCGGGTCATCAAGGACACCTGCCCCGGCGGTCTGGCCGACCTCCTCGGCCACGACCCGGCCGGCGCGGACACCCTCGCCGTGGACGGCAAGAGCGCCCGCGGCTCGCGCCTCGGCGCCACCCAGGCCGCCCACCTGCTGGCCGCGATGACCGGCACCGGAATGACCGTCACCCAGCTCCGAGTCCCGGAGAAGACGAACGAGATCACGTGCTTCGCCGCTCTCCTGGACCCCTATGACCTGCAAGGAGTCACCGTGACCGGCGATGCTCTCCACACCCAGCGCGACCACGCCCGCTTCCTCGTCGAGGCGAAGAAAGCGCACTACGTCTTCACGGTGAAGCGGAACCAGAAGAACCTCTACGAGCAGTTGCGAACGCTGCCCTGGGGCGAGGCGACGGCGAAGTTCTACGACCGAACCACCGGCCACGGCCGCAAGGAAACCCGGGTCGTGCAGGCCCTGACCGTCACCGACCTCGGCGTCGACTTCCCCCACGCCGCCCAGGTCGCCAAGGTCGTACGCCACCGCACCGACGCCAAGACCGGTAAGCAGAGCCGCGAGACCGTCTACGTCATCACCGACCTGACCAGCCGCCAGGCATCCCCGGAACGCATCGCGAAGATCCTGAGGGCGCACTGGGTGATCGAGAACAGGCTCCACTTCGTCCGGGACACCGCCTTTCGCGAGGACGCCTCGAAGATCCGCACCGGGCACGGCCCGGAGAACATGGCCACCCTGCGCAGTTTCGCCATCAACCAGCTCCGCAACGCCGGCCACACCAACATCGCCGCCGGACTCCGCACGACAGCCCTCCGCCCCTACGAGCGGCCACTGGCACTCCTCGGACTCAACTGA
- a CDS encoding RHS repeat domain-containing protein, translated as MAVVADGDLDLPKLKQPKAVSVKSVAAGGSKRKDAAHPWKGASKVIWPAAGSMDIDLNTASAAAPITVTRLTPASPVARKRDPISSAAAANPPKVKVTVADRKTTKAAGVEGVLFLVDQPAGGTRVAIDYSAFRGAYGGDWSARLRLVELPACALITPQKPECRGQRPLDSTNNTETRKVSAEIPGTARTGPVPSARSKVMASGATARSGAMALAVTADSGGSSGDYKATPLEASSAWSAGGSTGALSWNYPIQIPAVPGGLEPGIEIGYNSQAVDGRTAASNNQPSWIGDGWSYEPGFIERKYKSCEDDKDGGTNTTKRFDQCWFTDNAVLHLGSKSTELVYEAGKGWHPEADSGEKVEKLTGAANGDGGTAGVDGVGEHWKVTATDGTQYFFGLNRLPDWKDNGTAADDPVTNSTWTVPVFGNQSGEPCYNANFTSGWCQQAWRWQLDYVVDTHGNAMAYYWNTEKNNYGRAFDESTGKGTVTPYTRGGWLDRIDYGLRSDAVYTGKPMGQVAFGVTERCLANCTTFDETNAANWPDTPFDQYCKDGSTECKDQFAPTFWSRKRLTSITTKALTGGVPKEVDTWTLAQDFPASGDGISTPMWLKSIQRTGKAGGTATLPPVTFTGEQRANRVDKTGDELAPFIRLRLSQITTESGGTLGAYYSQQDCTPDNLPPADGTNTTRCFPVKWAFEGQTAQLDWFNTYVVTQVVEGDNLVESPDKVTSYAYLDGAAWAKNADEFTKAEDRTYSVPRGYGRVQTRTGAASDPRTLTETRYFRGIDGAQVTDYAGAAATDREQFAGLPRASATFNGDDTTKLVSATSATPWRSAAVATRTRTGLPDLVSYKTGIEKEETLTTVSGGQRKTLLTRTFDGYGMVTQTSDLGDTARTGDESCITAQFARNTAAHLLNRVYRTEVVAGACDSAISRPADVISDNRSYFDGSTTPGAAPTKGDVTRLEQINGTGTGYDITSTTPVADYDIYGRPLSTTDFYGKKTTTVYTPATGEVPTTTVVTNPLGHTITTVADPLRALPLSVTDANNRVTTTAYDALGRVTKIWTPARSATTYPDTPSYTFGYTVRNDGPNVVTTSALDHNSVYRTAYTFYDGQLRVRQSQSSSPDGAGRLVSETFYDTRGLAWRTSGTFFASGQAEPVLVTGQELNYPASTDTEYDGAGRVTAVIARKFGDETRRTTTTYTGDSTTIVPEQGGTTTTSLTDAKGRNTEVRHYTNAERTAFLATKYTYNKRGLLEQVSDPAGAVWKYGYDIRGRQNHIEDPDKGASDITFDAGDRATDIKNARGVILHTDYDELGRKTALKQGATTLAAWSYDSATGGKGRLAKSTRWINGKAYEEAVTTYNSLYLPVVNQVTIPVAPETGALAGTYKWTTSYNLNTGQAMWLQQPAMGGLPSEKIANTYTAAGGLLNTVGAGVDPLVSTMTYDHYGRPTRVEYGEFAKHLWNSFEYDEHTGALTRSVTDRELAPQRIDNTRYTYDPNGNITSVKTVSGQDTQAVTDTQCFTLDALRQITEAWTVAPGIAEGCAAAPSAATVGGPDAYWTTYTYGPTGNRKTEVQHRTPSGPTGDITRTYADPVAGKHALTSVSQSGPSGSLTESYQYNETGATKSRKIGTAAEQILDWDSEGHLAKTTQGALVTDYTYDADGDRLTRTDSAGTTLYLPGGNELKLSKDGTTVTGTRYYSAGSTTVAMRTGGKLTFLLSDHHGTGTTQVDASTLAITRRKTALFGGPRGTQPTTWQGDRGFVGGVRDADTGLTHLGAREYDPAIGRFVSVDPVMDSTDPLQLDGYGYSHNNPITRSDPSGLYDPDERAYCQQNPDQCDGGKVKNKKPTKALTADNDGKGNIKTVYDKQGVPHHLTNTPDASAAKAFDTLNDDLKRAGMYYDPKTGNGVQYLLQDDSAAGKTTLAKDAPVKDADGKPVLPETTADFVKVTWKNGQIVNVETADATESTRGVIANHGTIDKKLREQTRTVVFVAKDMAQATEYADYYQGNPNVRVIYPTGNFDTHRTPVPPPSFKVTAKPGPLKAPKVRVGLPIVSGALAVAQAPSYIREDGWGHGLWNMFEDTIDPLDMMGESIDPWYDPSQDPDNWA; from the coding sequence GTGGCGGTCGTAGCAGATGGCGATCTGGACCTTCCGAAGCTCAAACAGCCGAAGGCGGTGTCGGTCAAATCGGTGGCCGCGGGCGGCAGCAAACGCAAAGACGCCGCCCACCCCTGGAAGGGTGCGTCCAAGGTCATCTGGCCGGCCGCAGGCAGTATGGACATAGACCTGAACACGGCCTCGGCGGCGGCTCCCATAACGGTCACCCGACTGACCCCGGCGAGTCCGGTGGCTCGTAAACGGGACCCGATCAGCTCGGCCGCAGCGGCCAACCCGCCCAAGGTGAAGGTCACGGTCGCCGACCGGAAGACCACCAAGGCGGCGGGTGTGGAGGGCGTCCTGTTCTTGGTGGACCAGCCTGCCGGTGGGACCAGAGTGGCGATCGACTACTCGGCCTTCCGTGGAGCGTACGGTGGTGACTGGTCAGCCCGGCTGCGTCTGGTCGAGCTTCCCGCGTGCGCTCTCATCACTCCACAGAAGCCCGAGTGCCGTGGCCAGCGGCCGCTGGACTCGACCAACAACACCGAGACTCGCAAGGTCTCCGCCGAGATACCCGGGACCGCCCGGACCGGTCCAGTCCCGTCCGCCCGCAGCAAGGTGATGGCCTCGGGTGCTACGGCCCGGTCCGGAGCGATGGCCTTGGCCGTGACGGCTGACTCCGGTGGCTCTTCGGGCGACTACAAGGCGACACCGCTGGAGGCCTCCAGCGCCTGGAGCGCGGGCGGTTCGACCGGCGCACTCAGCTGGAACTACCCTATCCAGATCCCAGCCGTGCCGGGAGGCCTTGAGCCGGGCATCGAGATCGGCTACAACTCGCAGGCCGTGGACGGCCGTACGGCGGCCTCCAACAACCAGCCCAGCTGGATCGGCGACGGCTGGTCCTACGAGCCGGGCTTCATCGAGCGCAAGTATAAGTCCTGCGAAGACGACAAGGACGGCGGCACCAACACCACCAAGCGCTTCGACCAGTGCTGGTTCACCGACAACGCCGTGCTACACCTGGGCAGCAAGTCCACCGAGCTCGTCTACGAGGCCGGCAAGGGCTGGCACCCGGAGGCCGACTCCGGTGAGAAGGTCGAGAAGCTGACCGGCGCCGCCAACGGCGACGGCGGCACCGCGGGCGTCGACGGAGTCGGCGAGCACTGGAAGGTGACCGCCACCGACGGCACCCAGTACTTCTTCGGCCTCAACCGCCTTCCGGACTGGAAGGACAACGGCACCGCGGCCGACGACCCGGTGACCAACTCCACCTGGACCGTGCCCGTCTTCGGCAACCAGTCCGGCGAGCCCTGCTACAACGCGAACTTCACCAGTGGCTGGTGCCAGCAGGCCTGGCGCTGGCAGCTCGACTATGTGGTCGACACCCATGGCAACGCCATGGCGTACTACTGGAACACCGAGAAGAACAACTACGGCCGCGCCTTCGACGAGTCCACCGGCAAGGGCACCGTCACCCCCTACACGCGGGGCGGCTGGCTGGACCGGATCGACTACGGTCTGCGCTCCGACGCCGTCTACACAGGCAAGCCCATGGGCCAGGTGGCCTTCGGGGTCACCGAGCGCTGCCTGGCCAACTGCACCACCTTCGACGAGACCAACGCCGCGAACTGGCCGGACACCCCCTTCGACCAGTATTGCAAGGACGGGTCCACGGAGTGCAAGGACCAGTTCGCCCCGACCTTCTGGTCGCGGAAGCGGCTGACCTCCATCACCACCAAGGCGCTCACCGGCGGGGTGCCCAAGGAGGTCGACACCTGGACCCTGGCACAGGACTTCCCTGCCTCGGGCGACGGCATATCCACCCCCATGTGGCTGAAGTCCATCCAGCGCACCGGCAAGGCGGGCGGCACCGCCACCCTCCCGCCGGTCACCTTCACCGGCGAACAGCGGGCCAACCGCGTGGACAAGACCGGTGACGAGCTGGCCCCGTTCATCCGGCTGCGCCTGTCGCAGATCACCACCGAGAGCGGCGGCACCCTCGGCGCCTACTACTCGCAGCAGGACTGCACCCCGGACAATCTGCCCCCGGCCGACGGCACCAACACCACCCGCTGCTTCCCGGTGAAGTGGGCCTTCGAGGGCCAGACCGCCCAACTCGACTGGTTCAACACCTACGTGGTCACCCAGGTGGTCGAGGGCGACAACCTGGTGGAGTCCCCGGACAAGGTCACCTCGTACGCGTACCTGGACGGGGCTGCCTGGGCCAAGAACGCCGACGAGTTCACCAAGGCCGAGGACCGTACGTACTCGGTGCCGCGCGGCTACGGCCGGGTGCAGACCCGTACCGGCGCCGCGAGCGACCCGCGCACCCTGACCGAGACCCGCTACTTCCGCGGCATCGACGGAGCCCAGGTCACCGACTACGCCGGGGCCGCGGCCACCGACCGGGAGCAGTTCGCCGGCTTGCCGCGCGCCTCCGCCACCTTCAACGGGGATGACACCACCAAGCTGGTCTCCGCGACCTCCGCCACCCCGTGGCGCTCGGCCGCGGTCGCCACCCGCACCCGCACCGGGCTGCCGGACCTGGTGTCCTACAAGACTGGCATCGAGAAGGAGGAGACGCTCACCACCGTCTCCGGCGGCCAGCGCAAGACCTTGCTGACCCGCACCTTTGACGGCTACGGCATGGTCACCCAGACCTCCGACCTCGGTGACACAGCCAGGACCGGCGACGAGTCCTGCATCACCGCCCAATTTGCCCGGAACACCGCCGCGCACCTGCTGAACCGGGTGTACCGCACCGAGGTGGTCGCCGGGGCCTGCGACAGCGCGATCAGCCGACCCGCGGACGTCATCTCTGACAACCGCAGCTACTTCGACGGCTCCACCACCCCGGGCGCCGCCCCCACCAAGGGCGATGTCACCAGGCTAGAGCAGATCAACGGCACGGGCACCGGCTACGACATCACCAGCACCACCCCGGTCGCTGACTACGACATATACGGTCGGCCGCTGAGCACCACGGACTTCTACGGCAAGAAGACAACCACGGTATATACCCCGGCCACCGGTGAGGTGCCCACCACCACGGTAGTCACCAACCCGCTGGGTCACACGATCACCACCGTGGCCGACCCGCTGCGCGCCCTGCCCCTGTCGGTCACCGACGCGAACAACCGCGTCACCACGACGGCGTACGACGCTCTCGGCCGGGTAACCAAGATCTGGACCCCGGCCCGCTCGGCAACCACCTACCCGGACACGCCGAGCTACACCTTCGGGTACACCGTCCGCAATGACGGCCCCAATGTGGTGACCACCAGCGCGCTGGACCACAACTCCGTCTACCGGACCGCTTACACCTTCTACGACGGCCAGCTGCGCGTCCGGCAGAGCCAGTCTTCTTCGCCCGACGGCGCGGGCCGCCTAGTCAGTGAGACCTTCTACGACACCCGGGGCCTGGCCTGGCGTACCTCGGGCACCTTCTTCGCTAGCGGGCAGGCGGAGCCCGTGCTGGTCACCGGCCAGGAGCTGAATTACCCGGCGTCCACGGACACCGAGTACGACGGCGCCGGCCGGGTCACCGCGGTCATCGCCCGCAAGTTCGGTGACGAAACCAGGCGGACGACCACGACATATACCGGGGACTCGACCACGATCGTCCCCGAGCAGGGCGGTACCACGACGACTTCGCTGACTGACGCCAAGGGCCGCAACACCGAGGTCCGGCACTACACGAACGCCGAGCGCACGGCCTTCCTGGCGACGAAGTACACGTACAACAAGCGCGGTCTGCTGGAACAGGTAAGCGACCCGGCCGGCGCGGTGTGGAAGTACGGCTACGACATTCGCGGCCGACAGAACCACATCGAGGACCCGGACAAGGGTGCCTCGGACATCACCTTCGACGCGGGCGACCGGGCCACCGACATAAAGAACGCCCGCGGCGTCATCCTGCACACCGACTACGACGAGCTCGGCCGCAAAACCGCGCTGAAGCAGGGCGCCACCACCCTGGCCGCCTGGTCCTACGACTCCGCCACCGGTGGCAAGGGCAGGCTCGCCAAGTCCACCCGCTGGATCAACGGCAAGGCATACGAGGAAGCCGTCACTACCTACAACAGCCTGTACCTGCCGGTCGTCAACCAGGTCACCATCCCGGTGGCCCCGGAGACCGGCGCGCTGGCGGGTACCTACAAATGGACCACCAGCTACAACCTCAACACCGGGCAGGCGATGTGGCTGCAGCAGCCAGCGATGGGTGGCCTTCCCTCCGAAAAGATCGCCAACACCTACACCGCCGCGGGCGGACTGCTGAACACAGTGGGCGCGGGCGTCGATCCGCTGGTCTCGACGATGACGTACGACCACTACGGGAGGCCAACCCGGGTCGAGTACGGCGAGTTTGCCAAGCACCTATGGAACTCGTTCGAGTACGACGAGCACACCGGCGCGCTCACCCGCTCGGTGACCGACCGGGAGCTGGCCCCGCAGCGCATCGACAACACCCGCTACACCTACGACCCGAACGGCAACATCACCTCGGTGAAGACCGTCTCCGGTCAGGACACGCAGGCAGTGACCGACACCCAGTGCTTCACCCTCGACGCGCTGCGCCAGATCACAGAGGCGTGGACGGTTGCGCCGGGCATCGCCGAAGGCTGCGCTGCAGCTCCGTCTGCAGCTACCGTGGGTGGCCCGGACGCATACTGGACGACGTACACCTACGGTCCGACAGGTAACCGGAAGACCGAAGTCCAGCACAGGACGCCGTCCGGTCCGACTGGTGACATCACCCGTACCTACGCAGACCCGGTCGCGGGCAAGCACGCCCTGACCTCGGTCAGCCAGTCCGGCCCCTCGGGCTCGCTGACCGAGTCGTACCAGTACAACGAAACAGGCGCGACCAAGAGCCGCAAGATCGGTACGGCGGCCGAGCAGATCCTGGACTGGGACTCCGAGGGCCACCTCGCGAAGACCACCCAGGGCGCCCTGGTGACCGACTACACTTACGACGCCGACGGCGACCGGCTCACCCGTACTGACTCGGCGGGCACCACCCTGTACCTGCCGGGCGGCAACGAGCTGAAGCTGTCCAAGGACGGCACCACGGTCACCGGCACCCGCTACTACAGCGCCGGCAGCACCACGGTGGCCATGCGGACCGGCGGCAAGCTGACCTTCCTGCTGTCCGACCACCACGGCACCGGCACCACCCAGGTCGACGCCTCGACCCTGGCGATCACCCGACGCAAGACGGCCCTGTTCGGCGGCCCGCGTGGTACCCAGCCCACCACCTGGCAGGGCGACCGCGGCTTCGTCGGCGGTGTGCGGGACGCGGACACCGGGCTGACCCATCTCGGGGCACGCGAGTACGACCCGGCAATCGGCAGGTTCGTCTCAGTGGACCCGGTGATGGACAGCACCGACCCGCTCCAGCTGGACGGCTACGGCTACAGCCACAACAACCCGATCACGCGCAGCGACCCGTCGGGGCTGTACGACCCGGACGAGCGGGCGTACTGCCAGCAGAACCCGGACCAGTGCGACGGCGGCAAGGTCAAAAACAAGAAGCCCACCAAGGCACTGACCGCCGACAACGACGGCAAAGGCAACATCAAGACGGTATACGACAAACAGGGTGTCCCACACCACTTGACCAACACGCCTGACGCCTCCGCCGCCAAGGCATTCGACACGCTGAACGACGACCTGAAACGGGCGGGGATGTACTACGACCCCAAGACGGGCAACGGCGTGCAGTACCTGCTCCAGGACGACAGCGCGGCGGGCAAGACCACCCTGGCGAAGGACGCGCCGGTCAAGGACGCCGACGGCAAGCCCGTGCTGCCGGAGACGACGGCCGACTTCGTGAAGGTCACCTGGAAGAACGGCCAGATCGTGAACGTCGAGACGGCGGATGCCACGGAGTCCACGCGGGGCGTCATCGCGAACCACGGTACGATCGACAAGAAGCTCAGGGAGCAGACCCGCACGGTCGTCTTCGTCGCCAAGGACATGGCCCAGGCGACGGAGTACGCCGACTATTACCAGGGCAACCCGAACGTTCGGGTGATCTACCCGACCGGGAACTTCGACACGCACCGTACTCCGGTGCCCCCGCCGTCGTTCAAGGTGACGGCCAAGCCCGGACCGCTGAAGGCACCGAAGGTTCGCGTCGGGCTGCCCATTGTCAGCGGCGCCCTCGCCGTGGCCCAGGCCCCCAGCTACATCAGGGAAGACGGCTGGGGACACGGCCTGTGGAACATGTTCGAGGACACCATCGATCCGCTGGACATGATGGGTGAATCGATCGACCCCTGGTACGACCCCTCGCAGGACCCGGACAACTGGGCCTGA